The DNA sequence GCTATCTCAATCCTTATCGTATTCGCTATAATGCTTGCCGGTCCTCTCTACAAGAGACCAAAAGAATGGACCACCTTAACAAATTTTTTTGTGTCCCTGATTGTCTCACTTTTTTCTTTCTTTGTACTTTTAAAGATTATAATGCGTGCATTCCTAACAGGAGGGAGAATTGATGCCTTCGCCATATCAACAAAGGATATTGGCAGGGCCCTCTTTGACAAGCTTACCCTTCCATTTGAACTTATTTCGCTTCTCATTGTTGTAAGTATTATCGGTGCGATCATGCTTGCCCTTTTCTCGAAGGAGGAAAAATGACAGAGGTATTTTTTTACAACAATCTCTATACATACCTTTTTGTCTCATTGTTCCTCCTTTGCTGTGGGGTATTGGGTGTTTTATACAGGAGAACCCTGATAGGCATGCTCGTATCCGTAGAACTCATCATGAATGGGGCAGGCCTGAACCTTGTTGCCTTTAACAGGTTTTCTTCGCAGGACAACCCCTACGGGATGATATTTACCCTGTTCATCATGGGAATTGCAGCAGCAGAAGCAGCTATTGCGCTGGGTATCATTATCTTAATATTTAGGAAGTACAAACATATAGAAGGCGGAGAAATAAAGGAGATGAAAGACTGACGTATGCATATTGAGAGTGCAAGACCACTTCTACCGATTACTATCATCCTCCTTACATCCATTCTCATTCTCATATCGAGGAAAAGACAGAATATAAGGGAATTCTGGTCTGTCGCCGGCTCAATCCTCACATTCATCTCCGTGGTAAGCATGGTCCCTGCTATACTGAATGGTAATAAAATCCTCTATACCTTGTCTACCATAGCCCCCGGTATCTCCTTAAATTTTAGAGTAGACGCCCTTTCTTTAGTTTTTGGAATTATATCTTCCTTTTTATGGATATTTGCAACCTTTTACAATATAGGCTATATGAGGTCCCTTAAAGAACATGCCCAGACACGGTACTATACCTGCTTCGCTATCGCAATACTTGGTGCACAGGGGGTTTCTTTTTCTGGAAGCCTCTTTTCCCTTTATCTCTTCTATGAAGTTATCACATTATTTACCTATCCTCTGGTTGCCCACCATCAGGATGAAGAGGCATATGAAGGTGGGAAAAAATATATCGTGTATCTTATGGGGACAGCCAAGGGGCTTCTTTTACCTGCTGTCATTCTTACCTATGTATTCACAGGGACCCTTGATTTTGCCGATAACATAACCAAGGGAGTTTTTACAAAAGGTGTAGATAATGTCTGGATCGTTGTAACGTATGTGCTATTTATCGCTGGATTTGCCAAGGCTGCTATAATGCCCCTTCATAACTGGCTACCTTCTGCGATGATTGCCCCGACACCTGTGACCGCCCTTCTCCATGCTGTTGCCGTTGTGAAGGCAGGTGTGTTCTGTATCTCAAGGGTCATGCTTTCAACCTTTGGCATAGAGCTCCTACATAGGCTGAACCTTGGTATATGCACCGCATACTTTGTGTCATTCACAATCCTGGCCGCATCCATTATAGCGCTGACCAAAGATGATATAAAGGCGCGGCTTGCATATTCTACTGTAAGCCAGCTTTCATATATAGTCCTCGGTGTAGCGCTCCTTGATAGTTCAGGGGTTCTCGGTGGCATCCTCCATATTGTGAATCATGGTTTTAGTAAGATCACCTTATTCTTCTGTGCAGGCGCTATATATGTTGTGACGCATAAGAAAAGGATTAGTGATATGGAAGGCATTGGTTATGCAATGCCCTTCACAATGGGGGCCTTTGCAATAGCATCCCTGAGCATGATTGGGGTACCGCCGGTTGCCGGATTTGTAAGTAAATGGTATCTACTTAAGGGAGCCCTGGGAATTCATAACCTAATTATTGTAATCGTCCTTATGGTAAGTTCAATACTTAATGCAGGTTACTTTGCCCCTATTACATTTAAGGCATTCTTTCAGGGCAAAAAGGTTGGGTGGACAAAGGGGGATATAAAGGAAGCGCCGGCCACAATGGTGGTCCCAATCGTGATTGCCTCTCTTATATCTGTTGCGCTCGGTCTTTTCCCGCAGTTCTTTGTAGGTCTTATCGGGAGGTTGCTGCCATGAATGTCCTTAAATATATTGAAGCATTAAGACGGAATATGAAAACGTTGAACATAGTTCTTATCGTCTATCTCGCAGTCCTTGCACTCTACGATGTTGCTCTGCGCCTTACCGAGGCGCACGGACACTACTGGATAGATACATTCCCGGCCTATTGGACTATATTCGGCGGCGTGGGTTGCTTTATTCTTATTAAAGTCGCCAAGGGCATAGCGCATCTATTTCTCTCAAAGGACGAGGACTACTATGGATAAGTGGATACACCCGGCCCTCTTCTATCTCCTTGGAAGTCTCTTGATTCCCTTCGTAAAAGGGAAAGCGAAGAAATTCCTTACCCTTCTCATCCCGATCCTTTCCATCATCGACGTTGCCTTCATGAAGACCGGTACATACGGAAGCGTAAGTTTTCTCAATATGAACCTTGTCTTCGGCAGGGTCGATAAGCTGAGCCTCGTCTTTGCCTGGGTTTTTGTCATCATGGCCCTTCTCGGTGCCATCTATGCACTCCACGTGAAGGAGAACGGGCACCATATAGCGGGTTTTTATTATGTGGGAAGCTCCCTGGGCGCCATCTTTGCGGGAGATTACCTGACACTTTTTATCTTCTGGGAGATTATGGCATTCTCCTCGGTATTTCTCGTCTGGTACCGCAGGGAAAAACGCTCGATTGATGCAGGATTTCGGTATCTCCTCGTTCACGTCTTTGGCGGACTCCTCTTCTTTACCGGCATGATGCTTTACTATGCCAAAACGGGCAACCTTGTTTTTAACAGCATACTCCCGGCTAATGCGGGTCTTCCGGAATACCTAATCCTTGCCGGATTCTCCCTTAATGCTGCCGTGCTTCCGCTTCATGCCTGGCTCCCCGATGCATACCCTGAAGCGACGGTGGCCGGTGCAGTATTTATGTGTGCCTTCACAACAAAAACGGCCGTCTACGTCCTGGCACGAGGGTTCGCCGGATTTGAGATACTTGCAATCCTTGGCACTGCAATGACCGTGTACGGTGTTTTCTATGCCGTCATTGAAAACGACATACGGCGTGTTCTTGCATATCATATCATCAGCCAGGTGGGTTACATGGTAGCAGGGGTCGGTATAGGGACCGAGATGGCTGTCAACGGGGCATGTGCCCATGCCTTTGCCCATATCCTTTACAAGGCGCTCCTCTTTATGGGTGCCGGTTCGGTCCTTTACATGACGGGAACTGCGAAGCTTTCAAAGCTTGGCGGCCTGTATAAATATATGCCGCTTACGATGATTTTCTATATTGTCGGCGCCATATCGATCTCCGGTTTCCCGCTTTTCAGCGGATTCGTGAGCAAATCCATGATCGTTGCCTCTGCCCATGAACAGGGAAGGCTCTGGCTTTTGACGTTCATGAATCTTGCCGGTATCGGTACCTTCTTATCCGTTGGTTTGAAGGTCACCTACTTTGCATTTTTCGGAAAGGAATCCGCAATAAAAACAAAGGAGCCTCCGAAGAGTATGCTCTGGGCAATGGGGCTCACATCGTTTCTCTGTTTGGTTATCGGTGTCTATCCGAAGCTGCTCTACAATCTTCTTCCATTTCCTGTGGAGTATCATCCATATACATTGCCCCATCTTTCTGAAACTTTGCAGATTCTCTCTTTTACAGGGCTTGTCTTCTTCCTCCTTGTGGGGAAGCTCACACCCGAGGATAAGATAAATCTCGATATGGATTATATATACAGGAAAGGTACAGGGCTTTTTATGAAGCTCGATGAAAGGGTGATAGGCCCTTTGGATACCCTGTGGGGCGAGCTTTATAGAATACTGGGTCTTAGACTGCTTTTTAAAAATGCAAGTGTGTCTGATGGGATTGACAGGAAGGTCATTGATGGGATCGTCGACGGTTCAGCAACCACAGTAAGGGGGGCTGGCTCGTTGGTACGGAGGCTTCAAACAGGAAAAATTCAGGCATACATAGGGTTCTCTTTATTAATATTTTTTCTTATTATATGGCTAATTTTAACCTGAATGTGAAGGATTGATGGCTATGGAACAGTACCTTTTGATGAATCCCCTGAAATTCCCGATACTCTCAACCACCATATTTCTCCCCCTTCTCGGGGTAATCATCCTCCTTGTGATGAGGGATGAGAAGGCTATAAAGGTCACCGCTCTGATCACGGGTATCATAAACCTTTTAGTCTCCCTACTGCTCTATTTTAACTTTAATCCAGATACATATCTCTTCCAGTTTGGTGAGTTTATACCGTGGATACCAGCCTATAACATAAATTACATACTCGGTATTGATGGCATTACTATCTTTTTGGTAATACTCACTGCCCTTCTTGCCCCTATCTGTGTCCTCTGCTCGTGGACTGCCATCGAACACAGGATTAAAGAGTTCATGTTCTGTATATTGCTCATGGAAACTGCCTTGATCGGGGTTTTCTGTTCCCTTGACTTTATTCTCTTCTATGTCTTCTGGGAAGCAATGCTTATCCCCATGTATCTCCTGATAGCAATCTGGGGTGGTCCGAAAAAGGATTATGCATCGATAAAGTTCTTCATATACACATTGTTTGGCAGTGTGTTTCTTCTTGTTGCGATTATTGCAGTGTATCTTGCTACCGGTAGTTTCAATATACCGAATGCGATGTTCAGAGAATACAGCCTTACATTTCAGTACTGGGTATTCCTTGCCTTTGCCATTGCCTTTGCTGTTAAGGTGCCGATGTTCCCCTTTCATACATGGCTTCCTGCAGCACATACAGAGGCACCTACTGCAGGCAGCGTGTTTCTTGCCAGTGTGCTTCTGAAGATGGGTACTTATGGGTTTTTGAGATTCTGCCTGCCCATTACGCCAAAGGCGAGCCTTTATTTTGCACCATACATGGTAGCGCTCTCCATTATTGCGATTATATATGGTGGTTTTGTATGCTTGAGCCAGACTGATATGAAGCGGCTGATAGCATTTTCAAGCGTTGCTCACATGGGATTCGCAACGTTAGGGATATTCTCATTTACCCTCTTTGGATTTGAGGGGGCCCTTTTACAGATGCTCAACCACGGTGTTTCTACGGGTGCGCTCTTCCTCTGCGTGGGCATTGTGTATGAAAGGACGCACAGTCGAGAGATTTATGATAATGCAGGCCTTGGTAAGATCATGCCTGTATACATGGGTTTCTTCGGTCTCTTTTCTATTTCAGCGCTTGCCTTTCCCGGCACAAATAATTTTGTTGGAGAACTCTATGTACTTATAGGAACATTTTCTCAAAATAAGGTTGCAGGTTTTTTTGCGGTAATTGGTGCTGTCCTCGCGGCAGCTTACATGCTGAGGTTATTAAAACAGATTGCATGGGGTAGAGAGGACAAGAGAACAATCAAGGACATGAATATAAGAGAGATTATATATTTACTGCCCCTTGCGCTTTTTGTGCTATGGATTGGGATTTTTCCTCGTCCGTTTGTGCATACTATAGAAAAGACACTGATTCATCTTGCTACACAGATGCAGGGTTTTTTTCATTAAAGAGGTAATGTTATGATGCTACTTTTGCCTGAACTGTATATGCTACTGGTCTCCGTGACATTTCTGTTCATCTCTCTCGGCAGGAGAAGAAAAAGCATCTTTATGTGTGCAAAATTAATATCCCTGCTTGGCCTTGTCGTTACACTCACCAGCATTACAGGCAGGGGATGGCTATTTCACGGTGCATACAAGATTGACCTTTTTTCGCAGGTATTCAAGGCGTTATTATCCTATGGTTTTTGTCTGGTCGTATTTATGCTTGATACAAAGGATGAGATAGAAGAAGGTTGCCTCCCTGAATATTTTATGTTTTTAAGCTTTTCGACACTCGGGCTTATGATGCTTGTGAGCTCAGTGGAGCTTATCTCAATTGTCATATCCCTGGAGGTTTCTTCTTATAGCCTTTACGTGATAATCCCCCTGAGAAAGGGGCAGACAAAAATTCAGTTAGAGGCATCAATGAAATATCTGTTTTTTGGTGCCATATCTACAGGTATCATGCTTTATGGTATGAGTTATCTCTATGGCATGTGCCATTCTACCTTTCTCTCAGAAATCCTTTTTATATTTCCAAAATTCATTGATCAACCGATAGGTATTCTTGCCTTAATCCTTACACTCACAGGATTTTTCTTTAAACTCTCCCTCTTCCCATTCCACTTCTGGGCCCCTGACGTTTACGAGGGCGCATCTAATACTACCACTACATTCATTGCAACTATCCCCAAGATTGCGGGTGCTGCCCTTCTCATAAGGATTACAATGCTTGCCTCTGCAGGGTCTTCACAATTTGTGAGTATCCTTATCATACTTTCTGCACTGTCAATGACCTTTGGAAACCTCGTGGCCCTTGTTCAAAAAGACATCAAAAGGCTTCTCGCCTATTCTGGCATTGCCCATGCGGGATATTTGATGATGGGTATACTTGCATTAAGCAGGGATGGCAGCGCATCAGCAATATACTACATTACTATATATTTATTCATGAACCTTGCATGTTTTTATGTGGTTATACTCCTTTCGAAAAAGGGTGAAAATATCGTGCTTAATGACCTTGTGGGACTTTCTAAAAGGGCACCACTTCTTGCATTCACCCTTGCGGTCTCTGCCTTTTCCCTTGCAGGCATCCCCCCAACCGGCGGTTTTACAGGGAAACTTTTTCTCTTTACAAGTGCTTTTAGGGAAGGTTACCTGACTATTGTAATCATAGGTGCGGTCAATACGGTCATCTCGATATTCTATTACCTTAACCTTGTAAGGATGAGCTACTCCAAAGAGGCACCTCTAATAGAGCCTATCAAGCTTTCCTTCCATGAGAAGGCCCTCTGCTATATCTTCATATTCCTGATCCTTTACATGGGCATCATGCCCTTTGGATTGTTAGGGATATTCACGGCTGCAATCTGAAAAAGTATATTTTCATCCCCCAACGGGAGATCAAAATTACCCTTGAATGGCGAGTACAGTAAAGGAAAGGTTGTTGCATGGGAATCTAGTGGTGTGGTAATTTATTCAAAAAAAGGAGGATTTCATCATGCCATACGTAAATATCAGGGTAACAAAGGAAGGTGTTACGCAGGAACAAAAGGCACAACTTATCCAGGGAGCAACAAAATTGCTCATGGATGTTTTGGGCAAAAAACCACAGACCATATTTGTTGTCATCGATGAGGTTGAAACTGACAACTGGGGGGTTGGGGGAGAGACGGTAACAGCCCGACGGAAACGGGGTCAGTAATAGCACTGCTTTACATATAGCTGAAGGCAAAAAGGGACAGGAGATGAAAAAAGATATTATTGTAATAGGAGCTGGCCTTGCGGGGATGGTGGCCACATATATGGCTCAAAAAGAGGGTGCAGAAATAGTACTGATTGATAGAGGATCAATCGGAATTGGAACAAATTCAGCAATGTCAAACGGAGTATTTGCAGGCCCTACCTCTCATTACAGCCCAGATGAGTATATCAGGGATACACTTAAGGTCGGAAGGATGATTAACAGCGAACCTTTTGTGAAGCTCATTGCACGAGAGGCCCCTGAAGCCCTTAACTTTCTCAGCTCTTTTGGGCTTGACATAGTGGAATCCAACGACCTTTATGCCTTGAAGTCTTCGCGTCCTGATATTATCCCCGGCGTGACTCTGGTAAAAAAACTGGCTGAGGTTGTAAAAAACCTGGATAGGGTTCATATCTTGACAGATTTCTATGTAGAAGAGATTTTGAAAAAGGAGAACCGGGTATATGGTGTGAGGGGTTTTGACAAAACAGGGAGAGAAATGGATATTTATGCCCCGGCTATTGTTTTAGCTACAGGCGGTGCTGGTGCCATCTATCTTAGGAATGACAATCAAAAAAACACGATGGGCCAGGGATACTACTTGGCTGCCAGGGCTGGCCTTGAGCTGTGGGACATGGAGTTTGTTCAGTTTTACCCCCTTGTGATTTCAGGTCCCCATCTTCCTTCTATGTTACATTATCCCCCATATCCCAAGGAAGCAAAACTAATCAACGCATCTGGTGATGATGTAGTAAAAAAATACGGGATGGATAATATCAATGAAGCCGTTATAAAGAAAAGGGATGAATTCTCTGCAATCCTCTTTGAGGAGATTAAGTCAGGCCCAGTATATATGGACTACCGGAATGTCCCTTCTTCATCATGGGGAAAACATCCCTTAAGTCTTTTGGCGAAGTTGAGGTTTGATTTTCGAAACAAACCTGTTCCTACATCCCCTGCTGTCCATTTTTTCATGGGAGGGGTGAGAACAGATGAACGGGGACATACCTCGCTAAAAGGTCTTTTTGCCTGTGGTGAAGTTGTATGGGGGCTTCACGGTGCAAACAGGAGGGGCGGGAATGCCCTGACTGAATGCGTTGTTTTCGGTAGAATTAGCGGACGCAGTTCAGCTCAATATGCCCTTGCCAACCGCTTGCCTTCTTTAGATTTAGAAAGGACACCCGGAGATAAGGCTTCTTACCCAACACCAACAGGTGGTCAGTTGAGAGAAATACGCCAGAAGATAAGAGAAATTGCATGGAATTACGCTGGGATGGTAAAGACCGGAAAGGGATTAGAAGAGGGTCTTGACAGACTTGAAGAGGTAGAGGGGCAGTTGAGAAAAACTGATTTCAAGGGTGTCATGGAAAGAAAACTGAAAGAAGATTTGGTGAGCGCATCCTTCATACTACGGGCAATTTTCTTCACAAGCCTTTCAAGAAAGGAGAGCCGCGGAAGCTTTATCCGCAAGGATTTTCCACAAGAGGATAATATAAACTGGCGGAAGAATTCATGCCTTGCATATGACCCGGAAAGAAACACGTTTTCCGTAAGTCATCACGATGTCATTGCCCCTATTTTTTTCCCACAGGCATGATATAAATGGGTTGTTCCTTTTCAGACATGTTTAAGGCCCTTCTCACATCCTCGTCTTTAAAACCTCCTATTACGACGGCCCCGAGCTTAAGGGGAATGGCCTGCAAATAGACATTCTGGGCAGCGTGACCGGCCTCCACATACATCCATCTTGGATTTGTCGAGCGCTCTGACATTCCGGAGAATACCAAGACTGCCGGGGCATTTTTAATGGGAGCCTGACCAACTGCATTGAATAGCTCGGCTTTTTTGTCTCCCCCGGAGATCTTTATGAGTTCATGGCCCCGGGGTTGATATTTATACATACCAATTGGAAGGTTGGTTACGTTTCCTGAAAGCAGATACACATTAAGCAGGTAAAGGACCCTTGCTGAGGGGGCTGTCCTCAGGCCTCTCCCGGGCTCTGTAATCCCCTGGGCTGCCCAGAGTATCTGGGATATCTCAGGGAGCGTTAAGGGTTCATCTCTGTAACTCCTCAAAGACCTTCTCTCCAGTAAGGCCTTCTCTACTGATACATCACCGTTATACCTGGGGAGTGGCAATTTGACGGCTTCTGTTTTGGAACCTTTATCCTGAGCGAGGGCATGTTGGCCTCCTCCGTAAAGGAGAAATGATATTGAGATTATCCAAAAAACTAAAAATGATAGAACAAAGATAGGCACCAAGGTATGTTTTTTCATACGTTACCTCCCAGGGAAATTTGGCAATAAACCGTCATTAAAATCCACATTATTAAGGGTATATTAATTTATATAATGCCGGTATTGCCTTATGTGTTGACCTTGAGCGGAGCGGGGACCAATCTGTTTTTATTCCCCTAATAAGGGGTTTTGTTTCATTCATGAGGATTGAGGAGGCCCCTAATTGATTTCCTTCTCCATCGTAGTCTATCGCAGGTATGACCCTGTACTGTTTCTTTTCTGAGTCTATTTCCACCAGGCTTAAGGTATATTTATATTTTTGATAGCCATTTGTCGGTAGCCCCATCCCTTCCCTCTGTTTTATATAATGGCTGATGGCCTGTTTCTTTTTAAACACAAAGGCAACCCATACCACAACCCTTGGGGGCATTGGCTGATAGCACTCGACCGATGCATAGATACCATCCTCATCTCCTTCAGAGTCTATTATATTGTCTATATCGGAATAAAAGGCAAATTTATCATCCTCATAAATCGATTTCCAGTTCCACATCCTTTATTTCCTCCCTTGCAGAAAGGTATTCCTATAGTAACAAATTACCACATTTTTCAGGCAATTAATAAGAAAATAGTTGATTTCCTTTTTGATTTGACTTACATCTATAAGGCTTTAAGGTACCCATCAAAAATTAAAAGGAGAAAATAAGGTATGGACTATAAAAGAATTATCCCCTGTCTTGACGTAAAGGATGGCCGTCTGGTGAAGGGGATACACTTTGTTGATTTGAAAGAGGTTGGCGATCCAGCGGAAGCCGGCAGGGAATACAGCGAGGCAGGGGCTGACGAACTGGTTTTTCTCGATATCATGGCAACGGTTGAAAAGAGAAAGACGATGATCGATGTTATTAAGAGAACGGTTGAGAGAATAACGATACCGCTTACTGTTGGAGGCGGTGTAAGAACTGCCGGGGACATTGAAGAGTTGATGAGGGCGGGTGTCTCAAAGGTTTCGATAAATACAGCGGCAGTGAAGCGCCCGGATGTTGTGAAAGAAGCTTCAGGCATGTTCGGTAAAGAAAGGATTGTTGTTGCGATAGATACCCGCAGCTCCAAAAAGGTCCCGTCTGGTTTTGAGGTGATGGTGGATGGAGGAAGAACGCCAACGGGCATTGATGCTGTTGAATGGGCAAAAAAGGTGGAGCAACTTGGGGCCGGTTCGATACTCCCCACAAGCATGGACGCAGATGGGACCCAGAAGGGATACGATATCCCGATGACAAGGGCAATAGCTGATGCGGTCAAGATACCTGTTATTGCATCAGGAGGTGCGGGGACACTCGAACACCTCTATGAGGCAATTGTTGATGGACATGCAGATGCGGTGCTTGTTGCATCAATTGCACACTTTGGCACATATACGATAAGACAGATGAAGGAATATCTGTCAGGACTGGGGATCCCGGTAAGGTTATAGAAAGAATACAGCTTTACTATTCGAAATTGTAAAAGGGGGTATAAATGAAGCTGAGTGAATATTTTGAGAACAAAGAAGGACGCGGTGTTATTGCAACCGCAGATTCTCATGGTTTTGTGAATGTAGCTGTTTACTCAAGACCTCATTTTATTGATGAAGAGACAATTGCTTATATTATGACCGACCGTCTGACGCACAAGAATTTGCAATCGAACCCTCATGCAGCATATCTTTTCATGGAGTCTGGTGAGAAGTTTGCAGGGAAAAGACTCTATCTTACAAAGATAAAAGAAGAGACAGACCCAAAGCTGATTAACGAAATACGGTGGAGAAAGACTTATGTGGTGCCCGAAGATCAACAGAAGGAACCAAGATACCTTGTATATTTTCATATAGATAGGGTGCTGCCATTGATCGGGGATAAAAAATGATGGAACATAAGGGCGGTCGCCCGGGTGCTGACAGACAAAAGAAGCATCCGCCTGTCGGTGAGAGATGTTTCATTCTCCTTTTATAGAGCATTCCGATGATTGGAAATGTCCGATATGCGGTGCGCCCAAAGGTGCATTGTTGAAAAGCAATGAAAGTATGTTGATGAAACAGATTTAAATGTGTTAAAATGGTTTTCAGGGGTGATAGTATGGAACTTTTAAAGGCAGTATCTGAGCGAAGGAGCATAAGGAAGTACAGGAGAGACCCTGTTCCTGACGAGATAATCCTTGAAATCCTCGAGGCAGCAAGATGCTCTCCTTCATGGGCAAATACCCAGGTCTGCAGGTACATTGTGGTGAAAGACCAGAAGGTAAAGGAGGAACTGAGCAATGCTCTGCCACCAACCAATCCGGCACATAATGCAATTATAGAGGCGCCCTGTGTAATATGCCTATTTGCCAAAAAAGGTTTGTCAGGGTTTTATAAAGGAGCTCCTGCAACTGACAAGGGGGGCTACTGGTTCATGTTTGATGCAGGGATTGCCATGGAACACATTGCCCTTGCCGCATGGAGCTTTGGTCTTGGAACTGTCCATGTAGGTCTTTTCGATGCAAAAAAGGCACAGGAAGTTCTCAAAATACCGGAGGAATATAGCGTTGTTGAGATGGCCCCTCTTGGGTATTTTGGTGAACCGCCGAAACCCACACCAAGAAGACCTCTAAAGGAGTCGGTATTCCTCGATTTCTACGGCCAACCCTATATCAAGTAAAATGCCCCACTGCGTAATATGCAGATAGATGGGATAAAAAGGCTATACCCCGAGAAATTTGTACAGGAAAAAATACGCAGTCATGTCCTCATTTCTGAACATTATGCAGAATCTTCTCAAAATAATCAAGTGACTGAGGATTGACCAGGGCATCTCTGTTGGTAACTGGCCTGCCATTAATTATATTCGTGATAGCGCTCTCTACCTTCTTCATATTGAATGTATAGGGTATATCAGGGGCCTCGAGAATTAAAGCAGGGACATGCCTTGGAGATGCCTTATCCCTGAGCGCTCTTTTTATCTTATCCTTCAAATCATCGGTAAGGGTTGCCCCAGGAGAAAGCTTCACAAAAAGGAGAACACGCTGGTCATTTTCCCAGCTCTGTCCTATGGCTACACTGTCGGCTATCTCATCAAATGCCTCTACAATATTGTAAATTTCAGCTGTACCTATACGAACACCCGATGGTTTCAATATGGCATCGGAACGTCCGAAGAAGGTTATGCCATGGGTATCACTGTAGAACTCCACATAATCTCCATGTCGCCATACATTCGGGTATATTGCAAAGTATGCATCTTTATACTTCGTATATTCGGGGTCGTTCCAGAAATAGAGAGGCATTGAAGGGGCAGGTGCTTCACAGACAAGCTCCCCCTGTTTGTCAAAAACTGGATTCCCCTTATCGTCGTATGCCTTCACCTTCATTCCCAGCGCAGGGGCCTGCAGTTGCCCGGCATATACTGGCAGCGTTGGAGACCCGATCGCAAAACAACCGTTGATATCAGTACCACCGGAGAGAGAATTAAAATGGACATCATCCTTGATATATTTATAAACATACTCGAATCCTTCAGCAGAGAGGGGAGAACCGGTCTGGCCGATTGCTTTCAGCGAAGTGAGTTTGAATAACTCTTTTGGTTTGAAGCCCTGACTCTTCAGCAGATTAATGTACGTTGCGCTTGTCCCGAAAAAGGTTATTTTCTCGTCATCTATCAGCTTCCACATAGTCCCCAGATCCGGATATCCAGGGTTCCCATCAAAGAGGACAATCCTGGCGCCAACTGCAAGTGAACTTATGAGCCAGTTCCACATCATCCAGCTCGGTGCCGTCATATAGATGATAGTGTCCTCTCTCTTCAAATCTGAATGGAGAACAAGCTCCTTCAGATGGTTGATCAGTATTCCGCCAACACCCTGTACCATACATTTCGGTTTCCCAGTTGTTCCTGAAGAAAACATAATATAAACGGGATGGTCAAAGGGCACCTGCTCGAATACAATCTCATCATCTTTTCCGCGGGCCAGGAAATCCTTGTAGAGAACAGCCC is a window from the Pseudomonadota bacterium genome containing:
- a CDS encoding acetoacetate--CoA ligase, translated to MKQLLWKPSEERIKNANMTKFIRFINKRFNKQFTGYFDLYDWSITNIPDFWASVWDFVEIKASKRYEKVVDDLKKFPGIRWFLGAEMNFAENLLRYRDKEVAFVFKCETKPTVYITYEEIYKAVGRLASSLRGQGVKKGDRVVAYMPNMTETAIAMLATTSIGATWASCGSELGMQAVIDRFSQIEPKVLFAVDGYLYKNKPFDMLSDVKEVVEAVPSIEKVVIVSYVSEKPDISSIPRAVLYKDFLARGKDDEIVFEQVPFDHPVYIMFSSGTTGKPKCMVQGVGGILINHLKELVLHSDLKREDTIIYMTAPSWMMWNWLISSLAVGARIVLFDGNPGYPDLGTMWKLIDDEKITFFGTSATYINLLKSQGFKPKELFKLTSLKAIGQTGSPLSAEGFEYVYKYIKDDVHFNSLSGGTDINGCFAIGSPTLPVYAGQLQAPALGMKVKAYDDKGNPVFDKQGELVCEAPAPSMPLYFWNDPEYTKYKDAYFAIYPNVWRHGDYVEFYSDTHGITFFGRSDAILKPSGVRIGTAEIYNIVEAFDEIADSVAIGQSWENDQRVLLFVKLSPGATLTDDLKDKIKRALRDKASPRHVPALILEAPDIPYTFNMKKVESAITNIINGRPVTNRDALVNPQSLDYFEKILHNVQK